TCTTTTGCTTTCGAACTTTCCTTGTTTTTGTTGACCAGCTTCTCTTCTTTGGCCGATGGAGTGAATTCTATGATAAAGTCTGCTAAAACCTGGGCCTTTATTGCAGTCTTCAGCAGGTAGAGAAAGTCGTATTGGCTTAGTTCTATGGCCTACTTCATGAGTCGCTAAGAAGCGTTAGGACTATGGAGaattgatctcaaaggaaagtcgGTCGTGATGATAGTCCGATGAGCTTGGTAGTAGGGCTGCGGATTTCTCACGAAAACTACAAGGGCcaaaatgagcttctccaaCTTCAGGTAGCAAGCCTCTAGATAAATGAGAGATTTTGATGTGTAGAATACTAGATGTTGGGCCCCCGACTCTTCTCGAATGAAAGATGAGCTGACGGCCGAGCTAGACACTGCTATGTACACGAACAAGTCGTTAATTGGAACTGGTTTTGAGAGCAGGGGAGGTGAAGTGAGGTAAGTCTTCATATTCTGAAAAGCTACTTCACACTCCTCATCCCACTTGtccttttgttattttatcctCTGGAGATTGGTTTGCACTTGTTATTAGATCTTGAGAGGAATCAGTTGAGGGTTTTTGCTCTACTCGttagactttgtatttccttcattATTGACGTTGCCCCGGGGGTGAGTGGATGTCAAGGTCAATAGTTCCCATAGTGATCGACGTGGCCCCATTTAAGCCAGTGAGCGATCTGGCAAGTTTGTTTATCTCGGGCTCCAATCTCATCTGCTGGATAACAGATAGTTGCAGGATATTGGCCGTACTATCTTTGTCCATGTGAACTTGCTTGACCATAACTTGTTCAGTCTGGATGCAGATGACGAGGGCGTCATTATGTGTTAGATCAAGCTTGATCATATCATTCTTCTAAAAGCTGATGATGGGAGTGTCCTCAAATGGCTGAATCACCGTTGTGACTTGGGAGATGAAAGTCGCCTGCTGGATCTTTCTATTCCGCTCCCTAGTGGTTAGCCAGAACTCCCAAGAGTAGGTCAAGATCATGTTACTCCGTATGACTTTTTGGGGAGGTTCCTTGGTAGCTGCATCATGGTCATCGTCTCTATCCAACTCTTCGAGGTGCCTTTTCGAGGCGAAGTAGTTGTTTGTGTAATGACCATGCTCTCCGTGGAATGCGTAGTATTTAATAGTGTTCTTTTTAGTCGGGTCCCCCTTCTGAGGTGGTAGTCACTTCACCCAAGGCTTGTCGTCCACTTGTGCTAGAATTTGGTGAACGAGATAGTGAACTCAGTGaagtaagatcccacatcaaccaacggagagggggtgatgtgccttatatgtgcacacccgcatccatctagcacgaagccttttgggagctcactggcttcggagtcgtaggaactccgaagttaagcgagttgggggctagagcaatcctaggatgtgtgacccactgggaagttgctcgtgagctcctagAAACAATGCCGTGCGGGCCAgagggggggcccaaagcggacaatatcgtgctacggcggagtggatcccgggatgtgacaatttggtatcagagccactctgccgtgtggtgcgagtgtgccgaagAGGACGTCGAGCctttaaggggggtggattgtaagatcccacatcaaccaacggagagggggtgatgtgccttatatgtgcacacccgcatccatctagcacgaggccttttgggagctcactggcttcagagtcgtaggaactccgaagttaagcgagttgggggccagagcaatcccaggatgggtgacccactgggaagttactcgtgagctcccagaaacaaaaccgtgcgggccagagggggggcccaaagcggacaatatcgtgttacggcggagccgatgcCGGGATGTGACAGTGAAGGTTTTTTCTGCTGGGGTTGCGATATGCACTTGTCGTGGTTCTTGTTGTCGAACTTGCTGTTCTTTTGACTTGCCTGTTTAACCGGTTGATCAGCTAGCTTCCTTGCTTACTTTATTTGCGGCGATATGGTCATCGTCTCAGAATACGTAGCATTCTGCCATCTCGAAGACTTCTGCTAGGGTTTAGCTCGAAGCGATGGTTAGCTCACGGTATAGCTCGTGCTTGGCTGGCAAGCCCTTCTTGAAAGCTGAGGAAGCGATTGGATCATTGCATCCTATTATGTTTGCCTTTTTGGCCTTGAATCTTTTAAGGTAGTCGCGAAGAGACTTGTCAAGCTTCTTGTGTAGGTTGAATAGGTGGTCTGGCTGTTTTCTGACTGTTCCTTAAGAGGTGTACTCCTTTGTGAAAATGAGGGCAAACTTCTTGAAGTTGCAGATCGATGCGGACGGTAAAAAGCTGTTCCTCGCAAAGTCATCACGAACACCTTGCACATCAGGACGTCGTCTGTCTTGTACAGGATCATAGCATTCTTGAAGTGCTTCAAATGGCTCTCAGGGTCAGAGTACCCTTTGAATGGAGTGATGGACGATGTTATGAACCGTTTCAGAGGTGGGGCCTTCTCTACCTCATCGGAGAAAAGACTTGGTCTGTCCTTGCAAGTGCACAAGATTGATGTAGTATAGCATTTGACAAGTCCAAGCATCGTTCCCACTAGGATTCCAAATTAATCTAATATTCGAATACCTAAATTAAATCTAACTGATACATAAGTAAATTTGTAGAGATTGTTGTTGTGAAAGTTTAAGAAACGAACAAGAAAttaatgaaggaaattaagaattaaaatgtTGACTTTTAAAGATTGAAAAAGAATGATGAAGGTCTAGGGTTTCGGAATCAACCACAAGCAATCCAAGTTAGATTTCAATGCATTCAACAGATTCTTTTGATTCTTTAGATGATAATTCCCGTATCTAAGTCCTTTTCAGGCACTCAGACCATAGTTTTCCTCAAGTGTAAGATTCTTTTCTAGTTCAGACAAAGATCATATATCCAATCCTACAATCTATCTGATTAAGGCATAAATTTAACAAGTTGAATTCATTACGTTCTTGAAAATGAGAGAACCAAGCAGACCATTATTCTTCGTCAAGCAATAATGTAATTCACCACatttaatcacaagaagctaaTTGAATTATATTGCGAGTTCTGCCTCAAATTCATCTTCCAATTTACTAGATGCAAAGCCCTAAGATGATCAATCAAGGAACTTAAACAAATAGCAACAATTAAAATAGTGATTAAACATTCATCTAAAAGAAACTTAGAATCTGTTCACCCATTTTCGTGTTTAACTCCTGatgtggaagggcgaagttccccactggcttggagaccacttgttggtcggcaagtcagctttctttggtgtgcgagcgtgccactactagcaatgtaaattctagcagacttatttttagagtggataacttgcgcttcaagttactgacttctaaaacaaacgattgtgaatttgggtgaggaatatctcccaagtaagttcttttcttgcctcagactggtgaggactttcacaatttatctcagtatcaaaaatggttgttctggccagaatagataaataaagtactgtttcaggcagaactgccttttacaaaattaagaagggagaaatcaactctagaaaggcaaaaggatggctggaatcccatttctgcctgggtagaaacttctgatccgggctggactgggtatgtctatgctggactgtactgtcaacaactttagctgcttggcttcagctgtaaatcgataccaaagttcgattttggtagagcttcaatctacttcagGCCTTGGGAGGCTCTTAAGCGGGCAGAACTGTGACTTCTTCAGTCTGAAGGGatagaagtggctattctcgaggatttagcaagctggaaccatgctgtaaaatttgttgaggttttcatagttgtgaaaactcagactatgtttgtcttggcttttgctgaaccaaatttgtaacgagggaTCTCGTTCTaggaaatttgttttctaagtctgaaccttggaattctgatttaaggttggtttctcttggaattCAAGTGAGCTCTTGGCTGTTTTTCCTgctgttgttttttttggttgatgagttgagtgtcttttttttctttgcctaCTTTCGTTTTTTATAAGAGATCCTCCTGGGGAGGTGATTTTTAATcctaaataatgggcggcaaaaagatctcttataaCATAGAGTAAGAAGGATTTCTTATCAATCAAGGCAGATAGGTTctgagcagtcacctcctaaagcagtcccttccctggtttcctgggtggcagtCTTCTAATTAAAACCACCGCCACTATCTGTGTAGGCTTTCTATGGCGGtttgcccttttcttttgtattttctgaatggttccctgtttcccgttctGATTTAGAAAGTGTGATCCGTGAATCCCtggtgggggggggggggggtggtgCATTGATTTGGAGCAAGATCTTGAACATAGATGGTTTTTTGATCTTTAAtttggcagtgtttcagagacgtccctttcatatttttaaatttcagttggtattgctgacttttctaaagctgaggcaatcacgtgggtaTGTTTTTGGTCCCTTGGGTCTGAACCTAATCAATAATTCATGGGCTGATCTTTTGAAGCCTATCTTGTCAGTTTCCTCTTTGGGCctttctttgggctgaagctttgttttcaacattcttggtgtgaagcccaatctgtctggatcttatttttatttttctcaagtctttgggctgggcaggcaatTTCATCATGGGCTTGTCTCTTGGTTTTGGGTGTGccgaatttgggcccaaacaatgcccccaTTAAGTCTGAATCGTCTTTTGGACGGTTTTAGACTTAATGTTTTGCCAATTAATTCGCGCGCCAGTTTCTTCCGTCTTTTCGCCCACGTCTGCCACGTCTGCTTGCTACGAACTAGAGTTCGTGGGAAAACGGCTAGTTACTAGCTAATAATCATCAGGTGTCGtcccatcttcctcttcccacGTTTTCGAGCTcctctttaaaagaaattcaaattcatagcctctgaaaaccctaaaccttccAACTTTCGTTCCTGCGAGCTTCTTTCGAGATCTCCATATCCTTCTTCAAACCTTTCcttcttctgtttttgccTTCGAATCAGAAATGTCTTCCCCAAGGTCCCGTGCTCAATCCTCTTCCGCTTCAATTCCTCCCGATTATATCACTGGGAGCGGGATTGATACTCACGCGATAGAAATCAGGAGCAAGCTTCATCCCTTTGCCCAGAAGAATCTGGACGAGAATGTCCTCCATTTGTTCGAGAATACCCTGGTGTTAGGGCCTCACTGGTTTGGTCCTGTTCCATCTGAGATGGCAGAACTGCTAAAAAAGGATGCCGAGGCTCCTTTGTGTTTTGAGAGCTCTTCTGCCCTGGCCCATCATTCTTGGGTTAGCAAGAATCTGAGTCGATCTTTCCCGTCCAGCGAGGTGAGGAACAGTTCCGTCAAATGGGCAGACTGGATTGACAGACTTCTCCCGAGATATGGAGGTCACTGGAGGAGAGCTGGGATTTATGACGCCATTCTTCTGTCCAAGCAGTCGATTAACAGAGATGAGAACTTGCTTGCTGCTGCCCTGTGTTTCTGGAATTCTGCCAGCAACACGTTTGATTTCCGTGTGGGTCCCATGGCTCCAACTCTGCTGGACATGGctcagatttttgggtttaggccCCATGGCAGACCTGTTAATGCTGTTGGGGATTATCACAGGCGAAAGAACCAAGAGAAAGTGGCCACTCCCTTCACTATCTCTCCAGCCACGATCAACCAGAACTGCTCCTTCTCCAACTATCTGAAGAGATTCAACGctgagaaggacaaggatcAGCAACATATGTTGTTCCTTCTGTATTGGCTGAACCGATTTGTCTTCCCCAATCGGTCTTCGGCAGTTCTGCTTGAGTATAGACATCTGGCAGAAGCTCTTCACAACCACACTGATGTGGGGCTTGGACCAACAGTTCTGGCCCACCTTTTCAAGAATCTGCATACTGCCACTCTGGAAAATCCGCTGAACCTGTCTGCCCCTGGCgcattctggatgatccagatctggctGCAGGTATATTTCCCTGAGTTAAGGTTCCCCGacatagttctgcctgaagaccAAGTTCTGGCTCTTCCTCTGATGTCGGCAGAAGTGCCTAAGCGCTCTCTTGAGGAGTATTTGATGCTCTTCAGGCATTGTACCAAGAGGTCGGCTGCTCAGTGGCAAGTGGTGATCAGAAGGACCTATCCCTGGTTTCAGACTGGGTTCCGGCTTTTTGAGAAGGAGCCAGAAGATGAGGCTGCCAGAACAGACTTCAGGAAGAAGTTCTTGAGCATTACTCTGCCTAGAGATCTGCCTCATGGTGGGGGCAAACCTCCAAACTATCATCTGGGGGCAGAAGTCTATCATCCTAACTTCTGTGCAAGGCAGCTTGGCTGCCCTCAGCTCATACCGTTGAAATCATATCGGAGTTGCAATCGGGCCTCTTCCTGGAGGGATGTAGATGATCTGGAGGTGCACAAGGATGCCCGGTGTGCAGTGAACAAGATAAATAATAGCACGGATGCCCTCTATCCCTCATGGGAGCCAAATTCCTGCAGTTCTGCTGATTTTGACGCCTGGTGGCAAACCAGATTCCAAAATCTACCAGCTTCTGTTATTGCCCTCAAGACGCTTTTTGATGGTTGGGAGAACTGGCATCTTTTTGCGGAGGGGGAGGCCAAAGCGCATATGATCCAGACCATCAAGGACATTATTGCACAAATCATAGAAGGTAGATACTTGATTCTGTCTGGGACTTGTTCTGTCTTGATAATCTGTTTTTAACCTATGTTCTGCCTGTTTTTAGATCCTTCCCTGACAAAGAACGTGGGTGGACAGTCTGTCCAGgctggagaagtgattggtaagcctttcctttttaattttcttctgtcttttCCTGTTGGATTGGCTTCTAACCTCTAACTGCTTGGTGCAGTCTCTTCTGTTATTGCCGCCGGGGATTTGGAGCTCCCTTCTGCTGATGAAGAGGATGATGTTGAGGCAGAACAAACCCCTGCCGAGGCTGTTCCTTTtggtagaagaaaaagaaaagggcctGCTCCCCCTCTGGATAATACCGCGCGGCCTGGCATTCCTGGTAAGTTTGGAGCATTCCAACTGTTCTCTCTGGATTTattctgttttctcttttctaatcttttccttttgttctgtCCAGCTGGGAgcccttctcctcctcctactAAGTTAAAAAAGCTTAAGAAGAGGGGTGAAGTGGAATACTTTGCCGCAGAAGAAGCCGCAGCAATCCCAGCCACTACTTCTGGGACGGACGATGAGCTGCGAGAAGCCTTTGAGGAGGTGGAGCAGGAAAAAGAGCTGCAAGAGCTGGAGGAGGTGCCCCAAGAGAAGGTGGCAGCGGTAGAAGACGAGGTGAGTTTTAGTCTGTGACTCGCATTAGTTCCTCTTTTGCTTCATTCCTTCTGTTCTGACCCCCCTTCTTGTAGGATGAAATCCCTGCTGAGGTGATAGCGGAGAGCATTGCCTTGGCGCAGAGGCAACAAAAAGGTCCGAGTGCTGAGCTGACCAGCTCAGAACTGGCTCTTTTTGAGGATGCTGAGGCAGAACACTCTACTGCCGCTCCAGAGGCCGAGGATCAGGTGGAGCCATCTGTATCAGACCCCGTGGATCAGGCAGAATTAACCGTTGTGGTCCCGGAGGCTGAGGTGGGAACGACTGCAGCTGCTCCTGTGGTTGTGGTAATTTTCCCTTCAATTGTTCATGTTTTCCTGCTGTTCTGTCTGTTCTGTCTGTTCTAACGGTTTTAGTCTTTCCAGGTGGAAATGCCTAAGACTACTGGTGCTCTGGCTGCGGTATCCAGCCCCCTGAAACCTCCTATTGTTGCTGTAAGTTTTTATAACTTTTGAGCCTCCTTCATCTTCCACTTTCTGTCTGGTCTTAACTTATGTTTTCTTCTGCAGATGCCTATTCATTCCTTTCCAGGATCATCTGCCACGGCTTCTTTTGCTGATCCAGAGCTGGAAGAATTTGAAGCCATGGATCTGGATGCTCAACTGGAGAGGCTGGAGAAACTCAGCTCTCCTCCGAGCAAGGCAAAATCTAGAGCAGTGCAGGAGGCCATGGAGAGGTTAAAAATCTGGCAGTCCACTGAGCTGGAATTTGATGAAGATACAGGGGCTCTAGATCAGCTGATGAAGGACCTGGACCTGCTGCATAGACAGAACATGGCTCCGAGGCCTATTCTTGAGATGGGCCTAAGCCTGGCCAGGGATGTGCTTAATCTGCATGATCGCTATGAAGATCTTAGGCCTACGTTCAAAACTTCTGAGTTCTGTAAGGCCACACATGAAGCCAATCTGGCTGACTTTGCTAGGCAGAAGACAGAACTGGATCAGATGGTGGCTGGATATAAGGAGGCCAAGGCCACCGCGGATAAGTTGGAGAAGCAGATCGAAGAACTCCAAAAACAGCTGGCAGAGTGTAGGGAGGTGCAGAACAAGCTTGGGGCTGGACTGAGTTCCAAAACCAAGGCCACCTTCCTTGTGCAGAGCATGGTTGCAGCTTCCAGGCCAGCTTTGGAAATCGCAGAAGCCTCGATTCATCAAGGAGTGCTGCTCCAGAAAGAACTTTCTGTTAAGAAGGCGAATCTGTAGGAAACCCTtagaaaattagggttttagtttttcatttctgtttatttattttttgaacagATTTGCTGCTATGGTGGCTATTGTTAAATAAAGTTTGTTCTGCTTTCCTTTTAAATAGCATTTTACTATTTTCATTTACCCTTGACgtaataaacaaaacaaactgtAAAAGCAGAAACGAAACAATCtttaaagcaaaaatggattcaaaaaatagaagaagtcAGCCTTGTTCCTCTTCTATCCCGGGATCTGTCTGTACAGCTTGTGAATCCCACATGGTTGGGTAGAATTTCTTTAACCACTTGCCATTGATTGGGGCGTTGTGAATAACTCCATCTCTGTCCTGCAACCTATATGCCCCCATTCCGAGGATCTGGTTAATCACAAAAGGTCCTTCCCACGTAGGTGACCATTTTCCATACCCAGCTATGTGCGCtccaaggggcagaattgcCTTCCAGACTATTTCcccctcttcaaaactcttaTCTCTGACTCTTTTGTTGTATGCCTTTGACACAGcctgttttcctgctaagagtttgttgagggtgtCAATCCTGCTTGCATCCAATTCTTCTAATTCAAGTAGCATGGCTTGAGAGTAATCTTCTCCTATGAGATCGTGCTGATGAGCAATTCTAAGAGACTGGACTGCTATCTCCATGGGcagaattgcatcatggccgTAGGTCAGAGCATAGGGAGTCATgccagttgcttctctttttgaagTTCTGTATGCCCACAAAGTTTCTGACAACTTCTCATGCCATTGCTTCGGATTCTTCTCCAGCATCtttctgatgatattgataatcaccttgttacttgattctgcctgtccattagcttgagcataaTAGGGGGTGGATTGGAGCAGCTTGAACTTGAATgtttctgccatatctagcatatccctagatatgaaagaagaaccccTATCAGTTGTGATCGATTCTGGAATGCCGAATCTCTGTATGATCTGTTCTTCTATAaaggtgatgatctcttgagaaGTTGTGGTTTTGATTGGCTTGGCTTCTACCCACTTGGTGAAATAGTCTGTAGCAACAATGATAAAACAATGCTGCTGGCTGCTGGCTGGATAGATtttgccaatgagatccattgcccatcccctAAAAGGCCATGGTTTCACTACTGGATTCATGGGGACTGAAGGAGCCCGCTGGATTGGGCCGTGTCTTTGACAAGCTTCACATCTCTTGGAATAGTTGATGCAATCCTTCAACATggttggccagaagtagccataccttctaatcaaccagcacatctttcttcctccttggtGAGCCCCACAGACCCCTTCATGGGTTTCTCCCAtgactttcatatattctgtcTTTCCGAGGCACCTTAATAGCACCTCATCCTCActttttcggaccaaatcttcattccacatgagATAGTTTGTAGCCATGATTCTGACTCTTTTCTCAGAGGGTAGAGTGGGGTACTGCAAGTAAGTCATGATAGGCTCCCTCCAATCGTCTTTAGTGATCAAGGCAGAATTGACTTCTATCTTCATTCCTCTAGTCAGAACTGACGGTAGACTTTTCCTTCCTACCTTGATGATCCTCTGGACGCAGTCTTCAGGCATTTGTATGCCTAATGCTACCTGAGCCAGTTCATTGGCTGCGAAGTTTTCTTCCCTTGGGATGTGTtcccaagtagcttctctAAATTCTGTTAGCAGATTTCTAGCTGCTACCAGATATACAGCCAGAGAAGGATTTAGACACTTgtattctccagcaatctgtttTAGGACAAGCATGGAATCTCCCAAGATTTCCACGGATTGAATTCCCAATTCTACCAACATCTTGAGCCCTATAATTAAAGCTTCATACTCGGCCCTGTTGTTGGTGCATTGGAAATCTAACTGGAAGGAATAGCAATGTCTAACCCCTAAGGGTTCTTCTAGCACGATTCCTGCTCCTGAAGCCTTGTCTGTttttgatccatcaaaatataattttcaaggtgtgagatgaatcgagtagattggattgttaagacaaacatgagctctagttagcagatctgcatttgctatgtccaaagaatccatgttttcaatttcctctcccggGTGTTCTGCCAAGAAATCTGCCACAGCTTGTCCTTTGATAGCTTTCTGGGGAACATACCTGAGGGTGAATTCTGTCAAAGCCAAAGTCCATTTCCCAATTCTGCCCCTCAGCATTGGTCTTgttagcatgtatttgattaggTCTGTTTTGGCAATGATGTAAATAGTGTGTGGCAGCATGTAGTGCCTGAGCTTTACAGCAGTGAAATATAAGGCCAGGCAAAGCCTTTATATCGCGGAATACCTTCTTTCCACTTCTGTCAATGTTCTGCTTAGATAGTAGACTGCCTGTTCTTTCccttctttgttatcttgaactagCAGACTTCCAATGGATACTTCTGATGCAGATACATAAAGCTTGAGGGGTCTGCCCCTTTTTGGTGGGGACAGAACTGGcggatttgagaggtaatgcTTTATTTCCTGGAAAGCCTGTTGGTGCAGTTCTTCCCATTTGAATGTCTGTTCCTGCTTCAATCTTAACAGGGAAGAAAAgggttggatttttcctgcagaattggatatgaatctccttagaaaattgatttttccaaGAGACTTTGAAGTTCTTTCTTGTTCCGAGGTGGTAgagcttctatgatggattttgctttatttctgtcaacctctatacctctctggtggaccaaaaatcctaagaaatttcctgcttggactccaaaaacacattttttggggttcatttttagtttgtgcTGCCTCATTCTTAGGAACGCCTTTCTTAAGCTTGCCACGTGATTTCCTTCTTCAggggatttaatcaccacgtcatctatgtatacttccaaggaatgtcctatcatatcatgaaaaatagaattcattgcCCTTTGGTAGGTGGCTCCCGCATTTCTCAAACCGAAAGGCATTACAGTATATTCgaaagcacctatatgtcctggacacataaaggctgtcttgtggatgtcctattctgccatcataatctggttatAACCTGCGTTGCCGTCCATGAAAGATAGCATTTGGTTGTGAGCGGCTCCATCTActagcatgtctgccattggcataggATATTCGTCCTTGGGAGATGCTTCATTCAGATTTCTGTAATCCACACAAATTCTAActgcccctgtttttcttttgagaacaggtacaatatttgctaACCAATCTGCATAGATGGCTGGCCTGATGAATCCTGCTTTGAGCAgcctttctatctcttctttgaccttcagttctgtgtccatagacattcttcttctggcctgttTAACTGGAAGGTAGCCATCTTTGATTGGCAGCTTGTGCTCTACTAACTGCCTGTCCAGCCCTGGCATCTCGTGGTAATGCCAAGCAAAACAGTCTCTGAACTCCTGCAAAAGTGTCATGAGTTCAGACTTGAGTGGTTCCTTCAAAAGTGTGCTGATGAAAGTAGGTCTTGGATCTTCTTCTGTCCTTAAGTTTACTTCTTGCAGAGGGTCCTCCACTTCTGGCAGGGAGTCGTCTAGTGCTGCTGGTGCAAAATCTAATACTTCTTCCTGTGAAATCTCCtcctcttgttcttttgtgctttcatgggtgaattctgccatattgatggctggattctgTATGAAAAGCCCCCTTTCTCCCcagtatatcaacaatctttttgtgatggatcggattgttgcagctcgatcctTGTCTAGTTGATTGGGACTAAACATCAAAAATCTGGAAGTTCAGCGCAAAAAGGTCTATTCCAATCCTCTAGAGAACTGGCTAAACCTTCTTCAATGAGTCTTTGGGCCGTAACACCATGTGGGCGGCCGTTCTGATTGACTCCAAGGAAAGTGAAAGGACcgaggtcatcatgataataccttgctTCAAAGCACATGGCAGAGGGCAGGAATGGCCGT
Above is a window of Prunus persica cultivar Lovell chromosome G2, Prunus_persica_NCBIv2, whole genome shotgun sequence DNA encoding:
- the LOC109947271 gene encoding uncharacterized protein LOC109947271, whose product is MADMLVDGAAHNQMLSFMDGNAGKIQPFSSLLRLKQEQTFKWEELHQQAFQEIKHYLSNPPVLSPPKRGRPLKLYVSASEVSIGSLLVQDNKEGKEQAVYYLSRTLTEVERRPNQIHANKTNAEGQNWEMDFGFDRIHPQLDFQCTNNRAEYEALIIGLKMLVELGIQSVEILGDSMLVLKQIAGEYKCLNPSLAVYLVAARNLLTEFREATWEHIPREENFAANELAQVALGIQMPEDCVQRIIKVGRKSLPSVLTRGMKIEVNSALITKDDWREPIMTYLQYPTLPSEKRVRIMATNYLMWNEDLVRKSEDEVLLRCLGKTEYMKVMGETHEGDCINYSKRCEACQRHGPIQRAPSVPMNPVVKPWPFRGWAMDLIGKIYPASSQQHCFIIVATDYFTKWVEAKPIKTTTSQEIITFIEEQIIQRFGIPESITTDRGSSFISRDMLDMAETFKKMLEKNPKQWHEKLSETLWAYRTSKREATGMTPYALTYGHDAILPMEIAVQSLRIAHQHDLIGEDYSQAMLLELEELDASRIDTLNKLLAGKQAVSKAYNKRVRDKSFEEGEIVWKAILPLGAHIAGYGKWSPTWEGPFVINQILGMGAYRLQDRDGVIHNAPINGKWLKKFYPTMWDSQAVQTDPGIEEEQG